One genomic region from Thermomicrobium sp. 4228-Ro encodes:
- a CDS encoding RNA polymerase sigma factor — protein sequence MHLSQPYRRILQWSGLARRARETTTELERASDELLVQRVVEGDIRAFELLYDRYARPVFSLAFRMLGDPGEAEELLQETFVRLWQQAARYDAHRGSFGSWLMSIAHNLAVDALRQRSRRPQRADFVDLATFPFHDIDERATALEAAEVSELRDRVRRALAQLPEPQRQVIELAYFGGLTHSEIATVLGEPIGTIKTRLRLAMQKLQVLLRDHPNGALGDG from the coding sequence ATGCATCTGAGTCAGCCGTACCGCCGTATATTGCAGTGGAGCGGCCTCGCTCGCCGAGCACGAGAAACCACGACGGAACTGGAACGAGCGAGTGATGAGCTCCTCGTCCAGCGTGTCGTAGAAGGAGATATCCGCGCCTTCGAACTGCTCTACGATCGCTATGCTCGGCCGGTCTTCTCCCTCGCCTTCCGGATGCTCGGCGACCCTGGCGAGGCAGAGGAGTTGCTGCAGGAAACGTTCGTGCGGCTCTGGCAGCAAGCCGCTCGCTACGACGCGCACCGTGGGTCTTTCGGGAGTTGGCTCATGAGCATTGCCCATAATCTGGCTGTCGACGCCCTCCGACAGCGGAGCCGCCGTCCTCAGCGCGCCGACTTCGTCGATTTGGCTACGTTTCCGTTCCACGACATCGACGAACGTGCGACCGCCCTGGAAGCCGCCGAGGTGAGCGAGCTCCGTGATCGTGTGCGTCGCGCCCTCGCCCAACTCCCGGAGCCGCAGCGACAAGTAATCGAACTCGCCTATTTCGGCGGACTCACCCACAGCGAGATCGCCACCGTGCTCGGCGAGCCGATCGGAACGATCAAGACACGGCTCCGGCTCGCGATGCAGAAGCTGCAAGTCTTGCTACGCGATCATCCCAACGGGGCTCTCGGCGATGGTTGA